Within Ipomoea triloba cultivar NCNSP0323 chromosome 9, ASM357664v1, the genomic segment atatatatatatattaaaaatatgcaagattaaaatattttgaaccataattgaattgcatggtataataacaataaatttttttaataattattactttccaTATAGGaattggaattgaataaaatatttcattaatttccatgtataataaggaatggaatcatatttttaatattttgtcaattttaaccataaataaggaatgataaggaaggctagaatttcttataaggaattattatataatactacgtattatgttgaccgatttcaaattttttggactaaaatgaacAGGAAAGttagcacttctgttttaatatatatatagatagactagtattttttatgcgcgatgcgcaaaaaataggtgtccaatattaatactttatgttataattataaattttttatattatagatatttaaagtattaaaattaataataataatttaaaatatttaataaatttgatatttatattttaggaaataattaacatataaccccaatattattgtgtatattattattgttgttgttgttgttgttgttgttgttgttgttattattaaaaagataagaaaatatatggtggatgcatgtgcatagtaacaatagtggaaaatataacggaagttataaggtaggggtatgtttgtccaaaatattatatagtacaacttttataacatattatatcataaaacttaacggaaaaacggacataaatgaagggtataaccttcattcacacttattatgtttttagatataataataaaataacaaataaaaatgaaaaagaaataaaagccATTGCAAACTTGCTATTATAGCAAGGTTGCAAGCCTCATAtgctaacaaaataaaacaaaaaataaataaataaaaattcacattACCTTCCATATCATCTTGAAAGAGTTTCACTTGCTGGGATAATGATAGCCTCAAAGTTAATGTCTTTCCAAAGCTAAGAGGCATGGTGTCAATCTATATCATAAATATTACCACTCAAAGGAAGAAATAGAACTGAGCCTGAAATAATAATCTGAGAggaaaaaatacaaatttattactcGGTTGTTTCTTATTAGTTGTTttagttcttaattttttttactgttaCACTATAATATACACCCCTAGCCTAACTCTTcaaaaagttacaattttaaCCCATGAagcaataaaattattaaactctattaaaagtTTACTTAgtacatatgtattttattacttttaaatatttattttataattataatcttGTTTATTCTTGATGTTTCATTtgaataaataacattattttaattatgctgTGTAGGAAAATAGGAAAGATATGCCACAACTGAAAAGGAAAATCTTATGAAAGAAGATtgttaattttctattttgcaGATTAAATACCAAAATTGACAAtgttataaagaataaagatattaacattttaaaataaatatttattaagtaaaatttaatagattttagggtgtgtttggttcgcacatgggaatcggaatcggaatggatatcaaatacttggtaagggtaatgggttgtggtgaaagtatttagcatatttggtagttgggtggaatgagaatgattattaataattggggaagaaatgaggaagtgaaatgaaacccttatttactaagggtatggattttctcattaatggggtattccaaacccatagtaacattctcaaaacctatcaaccaaacactagtaATCACTCTCATACCCATTTcctatgcctaaaccccccaaccaaacacacccttagtagtTTTGTTGTTTCAAGAGTTAGAAATGTAACCTTTTTGAAGAGTTAAGGGTGCatattgtaattgtaaaaagTTAGGGACTAAAACCGCTAGTAATAAACAATTGAGTGACTAAAAtttagtgttgcaaaaatcctgcctaggcgccgattaatccccgcctaggcgctaggcccTGGCCGACCAGACGACCACCTAGTgaatcaccttaaatggtggcctaggcggctggccggctaggcaaCCGTCTAGGCCGCCTAAGTTctgcctaggccgcttaggtgCTGACCGTCTAGGCTTCCTAGGCGctgactagacctcctaggcactaactaggcagcctagtcggccaattaactattgttcttctctttttaatgggttatttcactcaaaacaacatcgttttgagcaaagtaaccctaaattgtacaaactctagatgtttttaGGTAAATATTTACtaacattttaatattaactattaaagtattatataatttataattattagtctttaaaaattgaaaatatttaaacaagtttaaacaaaaaaatacactggtgcctaggcaccgattttttcaaccatgctaaaattgcattttttccaTCTGAAAAATATCTTTAGAGTAAAAATTTGTAAGATATtctaaaataaatcatttttcttttgaccaaaataaatatttttcgttGATAATCAAACACTAAATAGTCTAAAAAtatgctaaagaccttgtggtcctACATAGCTACagttgttatactgtggaccattagtcatggttgatactacagttgtgttgaacagatactgcagttgtgttgaaaggatactgtagttgtgttgaaaggatactgtagttgcgcggaacagaggccgtgccATCCATCtagaactgtagttgtgttgaacggatactgcagttgtattgaaaagatactgcagttgtgttgaacggatactgcagttgtgttgaacgaatgAATGTCCTCTGTTCCGTccaactgcagtttcttttcaacacaattgcagtatcttttcaacacaactgcagtatccgttcaacacaattgcagtatcaactatgatcatggctcacaatgcattgtggaccatggtccacaatataatttgcggcaTAGCTATGGCCCCCcaaagtgagaggtcacaggtttgatcCAATACTACGCTCCATTTTAACAGAGTTAATAGTCTAAatatacttttgtttttttttttaaatacttttgaaaatcaatttttgatttACAAACCTCAATAGtctaaaaatacttttttttttaaacaacaaatttgaaaatcaatttttgatttACAAACCACCCATAAATGAGTactaagtaaaataaaattgttgctCAGGATTACAGGGGTGAAATTGGGAAGAATGATCAGGATTACCAGTAACAATGtgagagcaacctctcaaattCAGATGCTATGTCTGGATTTCGGGTTTGGATTTGGGGATTCAACATTTGTTGggaagtaaaataaaattgtcaaaAGTAAATAAGGACAAGTTTGGCAAAAACTTGAATGAAAATCAAGCGGAAGAAGTACTAGAACAGCATATAAATTAACGAGTGGTCCGATTCCAGTGCTGTCATCTTCACTGTGAAATACTcttcaaaaagacaaaaacaacaacagaTACTATCCAAATCCAACCGGCGGTGCCCAGATTCTGTTATCTATTCCTAGCTCTCTCTCCATCTTCTTGGACTTTCTAGGTAAGAATTCGGCGCCCCGATTTCTGGTGAATCTTGGAAGAACCTTTACGTTCTACTTTTGGATCTTTGCTGTGTTAATTTGTGCGTATATGAAATATATGGGTTTGTGGAAGATCATGTTTTTATGCTTTTTCATATCGTTGTTTCGAATTTGTGGGTATATTCTTCGCTCAGTTTTTGGTAATTCAGTGCGAAGACTTCAAATTGACAATTAAAAAGCTTACATTTTGGTTGGGCTGCCTcatatttgtgtgttttttttagtttatatagAATGGCTGAACGATAatgcatttttaattaatttaattgtgcTAATTTTGTTTATCTTTCTGCTTATCTTATGCCTTTGCTGTTGAGGTTTGTGGTTAATTCCCAGGACTCTGTCCCTCCCTACCCCTGATTGTGTTGCATATCACTTCTCAGCCTGCTATGCTGTCTTATGAGTTCATAAATTTGTGTTTATGTTTATAGTTTAGCTGTTTTATTGATTGGCAAAGTATCTTTAGAATGGGAAGCTCAGGAGGGATCAATTATGGTGCTTACACCTATGAAAACCTTGAGAGGGAGCCTTACTGGCCCGCTGAGAAGCTTCGTATCTCCATAACCGGAGCGGGAGGCTTTATTGCTTCTCACATTGCTCGGCGCCTGAAAAGTGAGGGCCACTACGTTATTGCTTCGGACTGGAAGAAGAATGAACACATGACCGAGGATATGTTTTGCCATGAGTTTCATCTAGTCGATCTCCGGGTTATGGACAATTGTTTGAAGGTCACCAAGGGAGTGGACCACGTCTTCAATCTTGCTGCCGATATGGGTGGAATGGGGTTCATTCAGTCCAATCACTCGGTTATCATGTATAATAATACCATGATTAGCTTCAACATGATGGAGGCTTCCAGGATTAATGGCGTTAAAAGGTCTGCCACCTCCTTTTAATTTGGTCGTATGATATTTCCCGCAGTCACTACCCCAGGGTGTGCACAGGGTAAACCCGTCAGGAGGTAAACCAgtttaggttgcccatagctgaccgactcaaaccaatAGGGCTGGGATTCGaacttgtggttacaagtttgtatccttagccacCCCCGCATCTCTTGCACTCTAAATTTCTATTTAGGATTCAAAAGTTCCATATGTACTTTATTAGGCGACCtgtgttttttgtttgtattattttatatattatattcttcctGTCAATTAAACTTGGTGTATGGTTCACAGAATGTAAGAATCTAACGTTAAGTGTGTTCCAGGTTCTTCTATGCCTCTAGTGCTTGCATTTACCCCGAATTCAAGCAATTAGAGACTAACGTGAGCCTTAAGGAATGTGATGCGTGGCCTGCTGAGGTTTGTAAAAAATGTTTACCATGTCAATGCTCCCATCATTTGTTTGGAATtaatatttgtgttttttttttcatctgcTTGGATATTTAGCCTCAAGATGCATATGGTTTAGAGAAACTTGCAACTGAAGAGTTATGCAAGCATTATAACAAAGATTTTGGAATTGAATGCCGTATTGGAAGATTCCATAACATTTATGGTCCATTTGGCACATGGAAAGGTAATTTATTACCGTGAGTGAAATTATTATGATTCTCtttaagtcctcaactttgcTGCTTTGAATTGTCTGCTTATAATACAGGTGGAAGAGAAAAAGCCCCTGCCGCCTTTTGTAGAAAGGCCATCACTTCAACTGATCGGTTTGAAATGTGGGGAGATGGGCTTCAAACGCGttcttttacttttattgaTGAGTGTGTTGAAGGTGTCCTGAGGTAACTACACAAGTTGAACTAATAAAGTGCACAAGTTTATTGCTGAAGCCCCCGCTAAAATTTTATATAGACTTCTTGCTTTGTCTTGATTGAATTCTCTTCATAGATTGACCAAGTCAGACTTCCGTGAGCCGGTTAACATTGGAAGTGATGAGATGGTTAGCATGAACGAGATGGCTGAGATGGTTCTGAGTTTCGAGGACAAGAAGCTGCCAATCCACCATATTCCTGGCCCAGAAGGTGTTCGTGGTCGAAACTCAGACAACACACTTATAAAGGAGAAACTTGGTTGGGCCCCATCAATGAAATTAAAGGTATGTGCTTTGAATGCAACTTTTGATCCTTAAGAGCGATTCAACTACATGTACAGCATATATCAACTGCAAACACGTAATTTTTGGAGGGTCCAAAATGCAacatggaccctggtccatggtataacaattgtcgAATGAAAGCCTTGATCCTTAACATTGATTGAATTCTGATCAAAATTGGAACTTTTGCGAGCAAAATTACGGTGTTTAGGATCCTTAATTAGCCATATTTACTTTTCCTTTTGCGTCAACACACAAGTGTTTATGGCTCAGACATAACATCTACAGGATGGGTTGAGAATTACATACTTTTGGATCAAGGAACAAATTGAGAAAGAGAAAACTCAAGGCCTAGATATTTCCAAATATGGATCATCGAAAGTAGTGGGAACTCAAGCACCGGTGCAACTTGGCTCACTCCGGGCTGCTGATGGCAAGGAATAACGTGGTCCTGTTCTCGAGTCAATGTGGGGCCCTCTCATAGCGTAACTGGGTAATGTGGAGTCGAAAGAATCTGGGATGTAACTTATTATGGTGTTTTATTTGAGTAGTACTTGTCGTTTTGGTAACCTAAACTGCTTTGTCCTATGCTTTAAATCAGTTAAGTTTTTCTGTGTAGTCATAAACTGTTATTGCTGGCTCCCCTTGTTCTTGTTTGTCTTGTGTAATTTTGGGTAATATGTTTGCGCTAAGTTGACTAGCAAGCCGGTTGGATTGATTGAAATGGACATTATAACGAGGATAAGAGAACATATTGTTGGTATAATGTTATGTATTCTCAATTAACCAATGATTGTATCTTGAATATGCTGAGTTTGTCTTCATTGTGTCATCTGTAAGCTTCCAGGTTTAGAAGACAATGTATTTGCAGCCTGTTTTCTGTTGTTTCTTATGTGTCGGGCTGGGGCGTGGGACCCTTGgaattggggattcaaccttttgagaagAAAGTTAAATCATAGACACATAACAtttaataaatagaaaattaagACCAAGTTATTCTATTTCTTGTCACTATGAATTCAAATCGCTATTAAAGTTTAGTTTCTCAAAATGACAGAGATGATAACAATTTCCAATTatacatttaaataaaattaaaagaaagagaaaCGAAAACCTCAAGGATTGGcaattgttatgtcatggacttgggtccaccttgtaaggtggactcgggtccatattcacaattttataatttcatgttcataatttcatactcgatcaatcgttatatcgtggaccacggtgtaCATATcaatgtgcaccctggtccaaaacgacgtcgtttcaatgttagtgggcgcggacgcgaatgacttcagtgaattcattatatctataatacacataatcattatctagaatacacagaacgtttgcctagaatacacagaatgtttatccagaatacacagaatattgacacaaaatacacagaactcatcatcctaacattcgaatgcacaaacacatcacaacctgtgttaataacatggatacacataatattgacacaaaatacacagaacacaTCCTCTTTTGATCCCtaaatattccataatccataatcatgaactACTAACTACCAATTGAGCTATATCAACCTTTCATGAtctttaatttctatatattaCATGGTATGTTGTTTATTTATACTCAGagcaaattccacttttagtcctcaattattgtgacattgtcacatttagttctattcttttaattttatcatattacattcctgactttgaaaattttctacttgtagtcctcaactattgtgcgtggcattgccacatttagtcatatacttttaattttgtcatattacatccatgactttgagAAACTTCCACTTTTAGactaaataaagcttactggtcttgtagaatcaaacttccataatcctcgaattggaaaaataaaaactcagCAATACATCGCAGAATGCTTACAATATAAATGAAATTCTTTCGTGAAAATAACTGATATTTTACTACTAAATTCCTGACCTATTTATACTAACTTAAGCTTGGATTCAGCCGTTCATTCGACAAGATTGCGGAGCAAATCTTTGGTTAGCATCCGTCCAAGCGTCGCACGTAGCATCGTCCGCACGCAAAAGCTGAATGTGAATCTGCTGTCTACGTGCATAgtttaatgaaaacaaaaagaaagggCAATTATGTTAGTAAATGTTGGGCTGCTGAAATtgttaaacaaataaaagaattaaCATATCCATTAAGCTTAGTGTGGGCCAacttaaataaagaaaatgattAGTCCATTTTAATTGCACCTAGCCCAAAGTTAAATACAATTTTCCtagtcaaaatattaaatactcataaagcttaattattaaactaattattatattaggataaaatataaaataaagtttaaaataaatataatgtaaaataaataaaactaatttattataagatcaatctaaattaaatataaaaatagtgcttatcagtTATAATAATTCTTACCTCCTTTCACGTTTTGCATCCATTTGGTTAGTTCTTTCTGCTTCCCCTGCAGTTAAAAAACAATTAGCTTTTTTCTATTAAAAACTTCTGTACGAGAGTTTTTGTTGTACCTGGAGAC encodes:
- the LOC116030730 gene encoding GDP-mannose 3,5-epimerase 2-like encodes the protein MGSSGGINYGAYTYENLEREPYWPAEKLRISITGAGGFIASHIARRLKSEGHYVIASDWKKNEHMTEDMFCHEFHLVDLRVMDNCLKVTKGVDHVFNLAADMGGMGFIQSNHSVIMYNNTMISFNMMEASRINGVKRFFYASSACIYPEFKQLETNVSLKECDAWPAEPQDAYGLEKLATEELCKHYNKDFGIECRIGRFHNIYGPFGTWKGGREKAPAAFCRKAITSTDRFEMWGDGLQTRSFTFIDECVEGVLRLTKSDFREPVNIGSDEMVSMNEMAEMVLSFEDKKLPIHHIPGPEGVRGRNSDNTLIKEKLGWAPSMKLKDGLRITYFWIKEQIEKEKTQGLDISKYGSSKVVGTQAPVQLGSLRAADGKE